In Mucilaginibacter sp. KACC 22063, the genomic stretch GATCATCCGCCGCGAGCGCCACATTGAGTTTGCCTTTGAAGGATTGCGCTATTATGACTGCTTACGCTGGGGTATATTAGGTACCGAGAACAATCGCCAGTTTACCGGCATGAAACTGACGAACACGCCGTCAAGTTATACCGCATTTCCGGTTGATGCCGATGGTTATTACATCTACAAGAAACGAAATTTTATTGTCGGTAAAAATGAATTGTGGCCTATACCACAATCTGAACGAGATTTAAATAAGAATTTAACTCAGAACCCTGGCTATTAATGCGCATCTTTTTAGTTTTTTTTATATTGATTTGTTTTTCGACGGCAGGCTTAGGCCTGTCGTCTCTTTTGTTAAAATTAATTGCTAAATGCATATTAACTATTAGTAAAATTTGCACAAAACCTTTGAAGTAAATGCTCCGAAAATCTGCGTTCATCATATTCATATGTGCTTTATTCTATTTAAATGCACATAGTCAAACTGCTCAGCCTGCGCCAGTATGGGGTGATTGGAAAAACTGGGGTGATCAGGGCAATGGCACTTACCGCAATCCGGTTTTGCCTGGAGATTACAGCGATGTTGACTGTATAAGGGTGGGTGCTCATTATTATGCAGTTTCATCCACCTTTCAGTATTCGCCGGGCTTTGTTGTCCTCCAATCTAAAGACATGGTGAACTGGGTGATTTTGGGCCACGTTGTAAATGATATTTCTGTTATATCTCCGGCCATGAGTTATAAGCAAATGGATCGTTATGGCAAGGGTATATGGGCAGGCGCTATTCGCTACCATGACCATCGTTTTTGGATCTATTTCTGTGATCCTGATGAAGGTTATTTTATGAGTACCGCTGAAAAGCCCGAAGGCCCCTGGACACCATTGCACCGGGTATGGGCAGAAAAAGGATGGGACGATTGCTGCCCTTTCTGGGATGATGATGGGCAAGGGTACCTGATAGGGACGCATTTTGCCGATAGCTATAAAATTCACATATTCAAAATGACGGCAGATGGTAAATCTTTAGTCAAAGAATCTGACAGGGTTATTTATCAATCAAATGGTAGTGAAGCTAATAAGTTATATAAGATCAATGGCTATTATTATCATCTTTTCAGTGAAGTACGAAACAATGTGCGCGTGCTAATGATGGAGCGTTCAGAAAATATCTCGGGGCCGTATGAAGAGCCAAGGCAATTGAGCGAAGGGCAGCCGCAATACAATGAGCCGAATCAGGGTGGCTTGGTTCAAACCGCTTCGGGCAGATGGTATTTCCTAACTCATCACGGGTCAGGAGATTGGTCTGGCCGGATACTGAGTTTGCTGCCCGTAACCTGGATAGATGGATGGCCAGTGATAGGTAAACCAAATACGGCTGGTATCGGTGAAATGGTTTGGTCTGCTGCAAAACCTGTTGCCAATACGCCAAAGGTAGTACCGCAAAGCAGTGACGAATTTACAAGCCTAACACTTCAGCCTCAATGGGAGTGGAATTATCAACCGCGAAAAAATAAATGGTCATTAACAGCACGCAAAGGCTGGTTGCGTCTTTACGCGTTTAAGCCTTTAAAGGATGACCTGCTTCATGCCGGAAACACTTTAACACAACGATCATACCGTACGGTGAAAAATGAGGCCACTATAAAAATCGATATAAGTGGAATGGCCGATGGCCAGAAAGCCGGATTATCTCACTTTGGTAACCCTAATTATTCAACCTGTGGCATAGAATGCGAGGGCAGTATCAAAAGATTGGTTTATACAGCTAAAGGGCAATCTATAGAAGGCGCTGTAATAAAGACGAAGTATTTATGGCTGCGGTCTGTTTGGGGATTAGATGGACTAAGTACTTACACTTACAGCACAGATGGCAAAATATTTAAGCCCATAGGAGAGCCTTACCAATTACAATGGGGATCATACCGAGGCGACAGGCTGGCAATTTATAATTACAACCCAAAAACTGATAGTGGATATTTAGACGTCGACTACCTGCACTATAAATATTGAAATAGTTATGAAAAGACTTTATGCATTTATCATTGGGTGTCTTTTAAGTATTTGCACCCTGCATGCGCAATCATGGACGGCAGATAATGGCAACGGTACTTATACCAATCCACTTTTTTACGATGAGTTTTCTGATCCGGATATGATCCGCGTAGGTAATGATTTTTACCTGACAGGCACCACTATGCACAGTGTACCAGGTTTGCCCATATTACATTCTAAAGATTTAGTGAACTGGAAATTGATCGGTTACGCACTTCAACGTTTCAAACTCGGTGATGAATTCG encodes the following:
- a CDS encoding glycoside hydrolase family 43 protein — its product is MLRKSAFIIFICALFYLNAHSQTAQPAPVWGDWKNWGDQGNGTYRNPVLPGDYSDVDCIRVGAHYYAVSSTFQYSPGFVVLQSKDMVNWVILGHVVNDISVISPAMSYKQMDRYGKGIWAGAIRYHDHRFWIYFCDPDEGYFMSTAEKPEGPWTPLHRVWAEKGWDDCCPFWDDDGQGYLIGTHFADSYKIHIFKMTADGKSLVKESDRVIYQSNGSEANKLYKINGYYYHLFSEVRNNVRVLMMERSENISGPYEEPRQLSEGQPQYNEPNQGGLVQTASGRWYFLTHHGSGDWSGRILSLLPVTWIDGWPVIGKPNTAGIGEMVWSAAKPVANTPKVVPQSSDEFTSLTLQPQWEWNYQPRKNKWSLTARKGWLRLYAFKPLKDDLLHAGNTLTQRSYRTVKNEATIKIDISGMADGQKAGLSHFGNPNYSTCGIECEGSIKRLVYTAKGQSIEGAVIKTKYLWLRSVWGLDGLSTYTYSTDGKIFKPIGEPYQLQWGSYRGDRLAIYNYNPKTDSGYLDVDYLHYKY